GATTCGGGAGCGAAGAATGACATCGGGTGTCCAGCACAACCGGGATATTTTTCGTTGAAGCCGCTTCAGCGGTTCGACTTCGTTGGCCATGACGGCCACCGGATTGTCGATACGGGCCAGATGAAAGTCGAAAGGCGATCCCAGTTTATGTCGGTTCCGGACGATAAAAGACGATTCCCGGCGCAGCACCTTGCTCTGTTCGGCGACGGTCAGAAAATCCTCCAGCTTGCTGTACCGGTCATCGACCAGGAGGTGGTTCTGGCTCTCCTCGATGCTGTGATGCAAATGGGTCGCACCGGGCGATGCGCCCCGTTCAATGGCCAGGAAGGCGCGCCGGCAGAAGCGGCTGAGTCGAATCCTATCACGAATGCTGTGTTGCAAAACAGAAGCGAAAATATGGTCGTGATTCACGGTGGTCATGCTGTAAATGGCCTCCATGTACCGCTGCATGATCTTCAGAGCCGCTTTGCGCAAATCGCCGACGCTCGGCAGGGGATCATCGAACTCGAAGGAGGCCGGGTTATGCATATCCGCCTGGATCGATCGGGTCTGCAGGTAAGGCGCCGCTTCGATGGCTTTGCCGAAGCGGATGTCGATGTCCACACCGGAAGTCAGCATGGCCCCTTCGGTCATGAGCTCTTCGGTGAGCTTCTCGGGTAGATCCTCCACCAGTCGTTCGGCGATCTTTTTCAGGAGGTTTTCCCTGGCCCGCAGGGGATAGTAGGTGATGTTCACCGGAACGATACAGGTGCCTAAAGGACTCACATCGGACATGGCCTCCAGATTGAACAGGGGCAACAGCCGTTGCATCTCCAACGGTGCATGCTCGGCCAGCCACATGAAACGTTGGCGGTAAAACTCGGTTCGCAGGGCCAGGTGGGCGGCGCCGGTGTGGGGCGGGTGTTTGCCGCCCGCATATGAAACCATGTAGCGGCCCTTCTCGATGATCTTCTTATTTTTCACCATGCGCCCCTCGGGGAAAATGATCCAACCGGCCTCGTTGGTCAAGAGGGTCTTGACGATCAGACGGTCCCGATGGGGATCCTTGGTGGAGACGGCGCCCACGGATTCCAGGAAGCGGCCGACGGCACCGATGAAAAACTCCGAGGAGGCCAACGACCAGATCGGTGTCTGCACCAGTTTGTGCAGATAGTAGGGCATCAAAAAGGTTTCCAGGCGCGTAAAGTGATTGATCACGAAAATCTTTGCGCCTTCGGGGATGTTCTCCGTGCCGTGCAGGGCCACCTTTGCCTTGGAAAGATTGGCGAGGGTTTTGAACACCATGCTGGTGGTGCGATACGCAAATGGATTCATAATCTAAGTATTGACAGGTTTGGGGCTAACCTTTAGATTGCGACCGAATTCATGCGTCGTCGGTGCTTCCCGTTCAGTCTGTGCCCGCCCAGCGAGGACAAGCGGCACCACGAATCACAGAGCGTAGATGTACAGAACAGATTTCAAGAAGTCAAACAGGCATTCATCCTGATGCAACCGTTCCTTGCCGTTGCCTTAAGTGGCGGGATTGACTCTCTGGTGTCCGCCGCCCTTCTGAAGGAACAAGGCCACCGGTTGATCGGTCTGCATTTCCTCACCGGTTACGAAGCGGGTTTCCCCGTGCCGGAATCCGCGTCTGTGCCCGGCGGATCAGACGCCATCGCCGCTTTTGCCCGCAAGTCGATGGATCTTCTGGCCGCACAGATTGATATTCCTATTTACGTCATTGACTTGCGGTCACACTTTCAACGCCAGGTGGTGCGCTATTTTGTGGATACCTATGCCGGGGGCCGGACCCCCAACCCGTGTCTTGTCTGCAATCCCACAATTAAATACGGCTTGCTTCTCTCCGAGGCCATACGCCTGGGGGCGTCCGGAATAGCGACCGGCCACTACGCTCGAATCGAGCGCTCGACGGATGGCCGTATTCACCTGTTGCGCGGCAGGGATGCGAAGAAAGAGCAGTCCTATTTCCTCTCACGGTTGACCCAACTCCAATTGGCCGCCGCCACGCTGCCGTTGGGCCACCTGACCAAGGCCCAAACGCGCCATATCGCCCAGCAGATGGGGCTCGTGCCCGTCAGCAGGCAGGAAAGCCAGGACATCTGTTTTATCCGGAGCAAGGGCTATGCGGATTTTTTAATGCAGCAACCCGGCTTTGCGTTCAGCCCGGGTCCCATCGAAAACAGCGAAGGGGAGACGATCGGCCGCCATAACGGGTTGCATCGTTTCACCATCGGCCAGCGCCGTGGGATCAACTGTCCGGCGGCGCGTCCTTATTATGTGATCCGAATCGACATGGCCCGCAATTGCCTGATCGTCGGCCATAAAGAGCAGTTGCTGAGCCGTCAATGCCACGTCCGAGACATCAATTGGATCGGCCCGCCGCCCACAAGACCCATTGCGGTCGAAACCAAGGTGCGCTACCGCCACGAGGCCGTGAAGGCGATAGTTGCACCCATCGGAGAATCCGATGCCCGGGTTGTGTTTGAAACGCCTGAACCTGCTGTGACACCCGGGCAGGGGGCGGTCTTTTACCAAGGCGATGAAGTGCTCGGCGGAGGATGGATCGAATGAGATCCTATCTCATCGTCACGCTGGGATGCAAAGTGAATCAATGTGAATCCGCGGCACTGGGGCACGCCTTGGAGACGGCGGGGTATGCCCGGACCGACGACAAAGGCGCACCGGATGTCATCGTCGTCAATACCTGTACGGTCACGGGCAAGGCAGCCATGCAGTCGCGCCAGACTATTCGGCAGGCCAGGCGCAGGCACCCCGCCGCCCGGATCGTGGTGACCGGCTGTTATGCCCAGACAGCTCCCGACGAAATAAAGGCCATCGCAGGGGTCGATATGATCGTCGGCCATGATAGCAAATTGCGCATCGCCGACCTGCTCGCTCGCGAACACCGTGCCGCCGATGCGTTGCCCTTCGTACACCACAGGAGCCTTTACGGCTGCAATTTTTCATCGATGCCGTCGGTCGCTTTCGAAGATCGCACCCGCGCCTTTTTAAAAATCCAGGACGGATGCAATACCCGTTGCACATACTGCATCGTTCCCTATGCGCGTGGACAAAGCCGCAGCATGCCGGTCCAGGACGTCCTCGACCATATGCATTCCCTGGCGGGCAAAGCGGTTCGGGAAGTGGTTCTCACCGGAATCCACCTGGGGGTCTATGGTGCGGACCTGACGCCGAGCACTTCGCTGGCGACCGTCATCGAGACGATCCTGGCGAGCACCGCCATCGAACGTATCCGGCTCAGTTCCATAGAACCGGCCGAAGTGGAAGAACGTATCGTAGCGTTAGCCGCGAAGTCCGGTGGCAGGCTATGCCGCCACTTTCATATTCCTTTGCAAAGCGGCGACAACGACGTTTTGGGGCGCATGGGAAGGCCTTATACCCGCCAGGCCTTTTTTGACCTCGTCAGCCGGATACATGCTCATGTGCCGGGCGCGGCCATTGGTGTGGATGTCATGGCCGGATTTCCGGGGGAGAGCGAGGCCGCTTTCGACAACACCTACCGACTGCTTGACGCGCTGCCCATCACCTATCTGCACGTGTTTCCCTATTCACCGCGGAAGGGAACGCCAGCGGCGACCTATCCGCAAAAAGTTCCGGAAAGCACGACCAAAGAGCGATGCCGTCGGTTACGCGATCTCGGCGACAGGAAGCGGACCGCATTTTACCATACCATGATCGGTCAACGTCTCCAGGTGCTCACCGAAACCCGCACCGATCCGGAAACAGGCCAGGCCTTGGGATTGAGCGACAACTATATCCCGGTGGCGGTTGTGGGTGGAGATGTCGAAGCAAACCGGATGATATCGGTCCGCATCACGGCAATCGCGCCCGATGGCAGGGCCGTCGGCCTAATTTAGTGTGCGAAGATACTCTCCAACCGTTCAAGGTCATTGATAACGCGCCAATTACCGCCGCCCTTTTCCGTTTTGCCACGCCATTTTTCGACCCGGTCCAGGTATTTTTTCGGGTCCCGGATGTCGTCGCGCAGTTTGGTGACATTCAAGGCAATGACGTTGAATCCGGAGAGTTGAAACGGCACATCCCGCACATACCCTTTGGCCAACTCTTCCTGGAGATCGGAAAAAATCAGGATATACTTCTGCCCTGCGCCGGCCTCATTAAGATATTCGACGGCTTGCAACAGACCACCCGAAATGTCCGTGTAATTGCTCCCTCTGACAGTCGTCACGAATTGCTCGATGGTTTGCTGAAACGATCGCTTCTGGTTATTGGCCACCGAAGGCCTGGGATCGAAACGGACCTTGGCGACGATGTCTTTTTCGCTGAAACTTCCGGTATCGATTCGTCCGACCGCCAGGGTATCTCCCGGTTGAAGCGTACCCAGCAGATAGTTGATAATGGTCTGAGCCTTTTTCAATTCAGTAGTATAGGTCCCGGAGGTATCGAGCAGCATATAAACACCCCGGCTGCGGTCGACACCTTGGGAACAGCTGGTCATCATCATCCAGCCGATCAATAGCAAAAGAAGGCCTGCTGGTCTCATTCGATCGCCTCCTTTTGCTGGGCGTTGTTTTCCGTCCTCCGACGCCTTTCCCTGGCCTCTCTATCGATCTGATCCCGGCTGTCTCCAGTATCCTTTGTCTGCGATCTCTTTTGTATGATGACACCTTCAAGCCAGAGTGCAGGTACAATGACAAGATCATAGGCATTGATGATCAGCCGCGATATGTAAAAACCCATGTTTCCCAAAAGCCGCAGAACGAATGCAATGATCCGCAGGGCGAAGGCGGCCAGGAGGCCGAGTACCGTTCTGGAGGAGGATATAAAAGATTCAAAAGGAATCGCAACGAAGGTGAGAATAAATGGCAGAATAAATCCCATGATCATCTGGCCGTAGGTTGGAATATTGCTCGTCACGGTCTGGGACGTGTCAATTCCGGCCAATGATTGCCGGAGCGCCTCCATGTCGGCCGCTATGCGATCGCGCATGAAAGCCAGGGAAGATTCGACGCACGCCAGAATAAACAGAAAACTGAACAGGACCCAGAAGATGGTCTTTCTTTTGTTGTCTTCCATGCTGCCGATGATGGAAAACAACCGGGTGATGCGCAGCGCATCCATGACGAAGAATCCCAGAACAATCTCCAAGGACACGATAAACATGCCGGCCACATCGGAAGTCTTGAAATTGCCGATATAGCTGTTGCCGCCAACCATTTCCGACATGGGCAGCGCCACCAAGTTGAAATTGATCATGGCACCGACGACCGCGACGGCCAGGACCACACCGGAAATAAAAAATTGGGTCAGAGAGGATGAAGAGAGCTGCCGTGCGGCTGTTTCGCTTTGATTCAATGTCTTTTCATAGTTATCCATGTATCGATCGATCTTCTTCGATCGCTGATTCAAATTGGAAATGGCTTTTTCCACGCCGCTGAGAGTCTTTTTCACATTGCGCCAAAAAGGCAGCATGCGACTGAGAATGCTGTGACGTTCGGCGACATCGCGGCGGTGCCTCTCAACAGCCGCTTTGTGCTGTTCGTTAAGTGTCTGGTGAATTTCCTCCAGCATGTTCACGACCATACGATCGCCGGTGGGCTTGATGTTGGCAATTGCATCGATCACCTTGACCCAATCGGGCAAGGTCTGGGGAATTTCCGCACTCTTTTGGTAGTCTTCTTCCAGTTTGAGCAGATCTTCGGAAAGCATGCGCTGGACCTTGGGGTATCCTTCCAGGTCCCGGCGGACGGCATCGCTGATCCGATCGAACTCGCGCTCGACCTTTCGTTCCGCCAGTTCCAAACCGGCGGTCATCAGTACCTCCTGGTTGCGCAGCTGAAGCCTTTTTTCGGCCAGTTTTACGGAAGAAGCGGCTAAGCGCATGGCATTGTAGATAATTCTTCCAAATGAAGCCATGGAACGATGAAACGGTTTGCGGGCGAAATACATGGCCAATAACAACAGCACCAGCCAAAGAATACCGGAAAGCAACGGGATGGGTGTGATGGATAATATATGCGCCATGAGAACCTCCACGATTTGGTGTCCATCCACAAAACACGCTTATTCAAAACAGGATCTGTTCTATAACCAACTCAATTATAAATGCAATATATGCGCCAGCGCCCACGCTTCCTGTTATGATATGCGAATTCACAATTCTCAACTGTTTGAGCGATTTTTGTACATAATCCATACAATATTTGACAGTCTCGTAAAATGCGCCTGGGGATACAAAAGTGAACAAGTTCAGTTCGTCGGGTGCGTTGGGTCTATCGGGGCCTGGGAGAATCGATTTGGAGTCGTGAGGTTCACTCGTCGGCCGGAAATTTGCTACCGGGAAGGTCCTCTTTACCAGGACTGTTTATGGCCAGCGCCTTGTCTCCCTCCAGCCGCACATCATAAAAGACGTAAGCCTTTGCCATTTCGCGCAAGTTCTCCACGGATTCCTTTAATTGCAGAATGTGTCCATCCGTACACCGGTTTGCCGTTTCGCTTGCACGACTGCCGCCATTGGGAGCGATCTCATCGATGATGTGCATGCATTGTCCGGTCTGCTTCCATATATACAAAAGCAACTCCTGCAAATTGGCGGCAAGCTCATTGATGCCCGATCCAATCTGCCCGAACTCATCGGAACCGGAAATGTCCACCGTCTCGTTGAGTTTTCCCTGGGCGAGGTTATAGACTGCACGCTGGATTTTTTGGAGGGGATGATGGATTCGGCGCGTGGCGGTTCGCACCCATATGACCGATAAAATCAGGGCAGAAAAATAGCCGGCCGTTAGAAGCAGAAAAACCCGCAGCTTTATGCCGGAATAAGGCGTTTGCGCCGCCTGGGCGTTGCCGAGCGTCTGATCTGACGCAGTAAGGTGGTAATGATCCAAGCCGCTGGATATTTCATTATATACCAGGATAAAGGCCAAGGCAGCGGTGAGCAATACGATCAGTAGTAGCGACCACATCCATCGGCGAATATAGGACAATCCATTATTCATGAGCGGCCAAATCAAAGGCTGACTATCTGTATGAAGTCAAATTCACCGTACTCTTGCATGATGACGGGATTCACAACCGATCCAGGGCGGCGACCTCCTCATCATTGAGCATACGCTCGAGGTCAACGACCACAAGAAGGCCTCTCTGTGTTTCGGTGACGCCGCGGATATACTTGCTTCTAAGACCCGACAAGATAATGTCCGGCGCCGGTAAAATGGTATCTTCACGAACCCTCAATATCGGCGTCACCGAATCCACTCGATATCCTACCTGTCGGCTACCGGCCTGGGCGACTAAAACCCATGATTTTTCTTGGCCCACGGTCGACGGGGATACGCCCATCAGGTGACCCAGGTTGACGATGGGAATGACTTGCCCCCTGAGCTGTGTGATCCCCTCTACGAACCGCGGTGCAGCAATTGCTTCTCCCACTTCCGGTTCACGGAGGATTTCACGAATGGTCAGGATATCGGCACCCAGCAATTTGGGACCGACATGGAAACCGATGAGTTGAACGATATTTTCCTGGTCTAGACTCAGCGCCATAGCGACTCATCCAAAAAGAGGCGGCGTGCCGCAAAGGGCCTGAGGCACGCCGCTCTTTTGTTCATTCAGCGATTACTACTCGCCCGGGTTTTCCCGTTCGCCGGGATTACTGCTGCTCGCGGCATCGAATCCTTCGACGACCTCACCCCTGCGGATCTTGAACTGGGCCACCTGTCGTGTCAGGTTGGCAGACAAGCGCTGCATCTCCAGGGTAATACCCACAACCTGGCTTGCACCGGACGCCGTCTGTTTGGCGCGTTCCGCAGATTCGGTGGTCACCTCTCGCAGATGCTGGGATCGACCGGCCTGGGCATCGGTCAATTGCTTCACATGTTCCGAACGCTGTACGATGCCGCGCATCTCTTCACCCACGGTATTGGATCGCTCCGTGGCCTTGGCCACCTGTTGGGAAATGTGGTTGGCTTTTTCCACCAGCGCGGAGAGCGCCTTTTGGGCCGCTTCACGCCGAGCGCCCTGCTGGCCAGCCATGCCGGCGATATCTTTTGCCAAACGGCTCAGGTCGTCGACCAGTTTATTGACTTCGGATGTATTGTCAGCCAGCAAGTCGGATGCCCGGGCGATCTCTTCGATGGCACGCATGTTGATTTCACCACCCTGGGCAATTTTGTGCAGAGCACCTTGGGAACGGTCGGTCAGACGGGTCCCCTCTTCAACCTTATTGGTCGAATCCTTGATCAGTTGGGTAATCTCCTTGGCAGCTTCGGAAGATCGCTGGGCCAGCTTACCGACTTCGTCCGCGACCACTGCAAAACCACGTCCGTGCACACCAGCTCTGGCCGCTTCGATGGCCGCGTTAAGCGCCAGCAAGTTCGTTTGTTCCGCAATTTCGGTGATGACGCCGATGATGTCTGCAATCTGCTCGGACGAACTCTTAATGGCCTGCATACCTTTAACGGTGGCGTCTACCGTGTTTCGACCTTCTTCGGCTGCATCAAGCACCATGCGGCCTTGCTCGGTGGCCCGGTTGGCGGCCCGAGTCATCTCTTCCACCGATTTTGCAATCTGGCGCATCGACTCGGTCATCTGCAGCACCTGTTCGCTCTGGCGCTGTGCGATGGCGGTAACCTTGCCGCCGGTTTCACCCATGGCCGCCACACGTTCCGTCGCAACGCTCGCTTCCTGGATCTGCTCGCTGCTCGCATCGTCCATCTGTTTCATCTCTTGAATCAGTTGGGTCAACCTTTCAAAAGATTTGTTGGCCACCTCCGCCTGGCTGTTGGAAGCCTGTTGCACCTGGCTGGCAGTTTCACCCATCTGCGCCACGGTCTCGAGCACCGCGACCATCTGTTTTTCTTCCTGCTCGGCACGGTCGCGGTTGGCCGTCGCGCGTTTGGCCACATCTGCGGACTGGCTGTTCACGCCTTTGGCAGCATCTTCAACCATGCCGAATGAATCGCGCATGGCTTTCATCATGTTGTTGAACTCACGACCCATCATGCCGATCTCGTCCCTCGAACTGACGGGTACGTCGAGGGTCAAATCGCGTTCCCGGGCCACCTGACGAATCGTGTTGGCCATGCCGAGAATCGGGCGCGTGATGTTACCAACCAGCAACCAGATGACGCCTGCCAGAACGAGGACGGCCAGCAGGCCGATCATGCCTGCCTGGATTGAAATCTGACGCGCGGGCGCGGTGATGGTTTTCTCCGGGATGTTCGTGGCCAGACTCCAAGGTTTATCAGAAAAGCCGATCTGGATGGGTGAGAAAGCGTAAAAGGCCACCTGGCCAGACGTCTTGGAAAGTTTTCTTTCGGTGGCTTCCATACCGTTTTTCACCGCCTGGATGCTCTCCGGCAGGAACTCGAAAAACTCCATCGGTTTGCCGACGTTGCTCCAACGGGTGGGATGGGCGGCAAAAATGCCGTTGTTGGCGATCATAAATCCATACCCATCCTCGTAAAATCTCACGCGTTTGATGATGGCTTCAAATGATTTCAGAGGGATATCGATGCCGACGACGCCCACGACCTGGTCATTGAAACGAATGGGAACGGCCATGACGGTCTTGTATTGTTGTTCGCCATTGATTTCAAAAATGGTGGGATCGAAAACGACCTCACGTCCTGTACTCAGGGGGTTCAGATAATAATCTCCCTTGCCCGGGACATTGTACTCTTGCAGGGGCATCAACTCCGGCAGACCCGTCAGGCGGTTCCAATACGGCACGAAACGGCCCGTTTCATCATGGCCGGCGGCGTTGGCAAACTCCTTGTCCTTATTGTCCAAGGCATTGGGCTCCCAACAGGTCCAAACCGCCACGAAGCTGGGGTATTCCTCCAGAATATTCTTAAGAATGCTGTTGATCGTACCCCGGTCCGGCACACCCCGGTTTTTCATACCCTGCATGGTTTGGGCCAGAGTTCGGGCCGTGTCGATGGCCACCTGCATGTCGGCCTGCACCACCGTGGCCCAATGGCGGCCAACCTCCTTGGCAGCCTCTTCGGCCTGCGCTAATGCATTGTCGCGTGCTTTCCACCAGATATAGGCAATGGACAAAGAAAGCGCCAAAATAGCTACTAAAAGGATCTGAGCCATCATTTTGGGCCTTAACCCCAGTGATCTGATCTTATCCAACATGTTTCTTGCCTCCTGTCCGTAGTTGCCGAAATTTTTCCCGGGCAATTTCCATCCGATTCTAAATTCCTTTTAGTCCGTCAATCCGTGAGCAACATGTCTCACTGGGATTGATTTGCAAAATTTCCCCCCCTCTGAATGAACTCGACCTTTTCAGGTTTCCAGGGGAGTCCAAATACAAATTGGTAATGCTTTTTCGATTATCGGTTCATTAAAAAAAATCTTTAATATGGGAGGGAAGAATTAAATCGATTCGGTTGTGTGTTCAATGAATATAGATAAATCTAAAAGCAATTAAATTATGTATAAAAGCATGGAGCCATAAAATATCATCCGGGTTATTGTCAAACAAAAGATGGACGGCGAATTTCTTGAAAATTAAATAATATTTGAAACTTGCCAGGTAAAAGGGGCAGGGTTAAGTGTGAGGGGGACCTGTTTTTGAAAGATAAAAAGCAATGCCGTTGACGTTAGGCGTTTGGTTTCCATTCGGGCGGGGCTGAACCCCGCCCCTGCAACGCCCGGTCATGACAGCTGCTTGTATTATAACAAGATCTCGTAGGGGCGGGCTTTATGCCCGCCCGCAACGCCCGCGTAAGTTACTGACATTGAGATAAAAGCTGAATCGATAAAGAGGGATTTGTCCGCCGATCGCTACCGCTGTCGAATTGATTTCTTGTCTATGAGCTAAGGGGGGCAGGCCTATCATGACCCCAGAGCCGATGACATCATGTCATTTTGGCGACGAATGAGTGAATTGATCTGCACTTGTTGAGATAGGGACAACGAGCCGAATTCCACGCCGATCCTTTTAATCATTAAAGAAGCGAAGGATCCATTCAGCGCACTGTCGATGGTCGAAACCAACCTGGCGGGCAGATTGCGGATAAAATAGCCTTTGCCGGTTGCAAACAGGTCCACATGGAGGTCGCGGCGGCCGCTCAATCTGTTGGAAACCGCATCCAAATCGACAAACGTGAATGCCATGCCGGTCGAGCTGATCTCCACCATTTGCCCCATCATCTCGGGTTGGGTGTCAACGACGACGTAGACATTTTCATCGACCTGGGTTCGTTTTTCTTTGCGACGGTTGTCTTCGGAAATCTTTTCCATGTACACTCTTTTTCCCCCGCCCCTGACATTTAATACATGAATGGCGTTTATCTTTGAAAACACGTAACGGCCGGGAATAATACGGCATCGCATTTAAGCAATAGCCATACCAAAACGTTATCACGTTGTTATTTATGATATTTACTGTAACTTGATGGCCCTTTTCAGCTCAAAAAATTGCACCCATAGGGATAAATGCACCTTTTTTGCGCACTTTGAAAAAATCCCGATCAAATTTTGTCCATTGGCTTTTGGCACCAATTTCTGTATTCGACCCTGTGAATTGGAACGGGACTCAGAATCATTTTGTGGGGGCGCAACGACATGCAAGCTTTCTGGGATTGGTGGCAGCATCTGCCGGAACATATCGACCCGGTCATTTTCCAAATCGGCAGTTTCCGCCTCCAGTATTATGGCCTGATGTACCTATTGGCCTTCGGCACGACCTACCTCATCGCCCGATACCGCCTTAAAAATGAAACCCGCTGGCATGTATCGATCGAACATTTACAAGGCCTCATGACGGCCATGATCCTCGGACTGATCCTGGGGGCAAGGCTGGGATATGTCGTGTTTTATAATTTTTCTTACTACGCGGTAAATCCTCTGGAAATATTCCTGCCTTTCGAATTTCGCGATGGCATCCGCTTCACCGGCATATCCGGGATGTCCTATCATGGGGGGTTGGTCGGAACCTTTTTGGGTATGTGGTGGTATTCGCGCAAATATCGGTTGGGCGCATTCACCGCCCTGGATCTGCTTCCCCCCTGTGCGGCAGCAGGATATACGTTCGGTCGCATCGGCAACTTTCTCAACGGCGAGTTGTGGGGGCGAGTCACCAGCGCACCGATCGGCATGCATTTTCCCAATGCGGGAGACCATGCCTTGCGCCATCCCTCGCAACTCTACGAGGCTTTCGGCGAAGGCATACTTCTGTTTATCTTGTTGTGGTCGTTACGCCATCGCATCCGCACACCGGGCGTCATGTTCAGCTGCTACCTGATCGGTTACGGCGTGATCCGTTTTGTCATAGAGTTCTTCAGGGAGCCAGATGCGCATCTTGGTTTCGTCTTTTTCACCCTCTCCATGGGCCAGATGCTATGCGGCACCATGATATTGATCGGTCTGGCATCGATGATTTTCTTTTTTAAACTTTCAGGAAATAGTCGTGGAAGCAATCGTCCTGATTAAGCTCGGGATGAAAGGTGGTGGCCATGATCTTATCTTTTTGTATAAATACCGGATCGTTACCACGGCTGGCGTGAACGGTCACCTCTTCACCGACGCGATCGATGCGCGGTGCCCGGATAAAAACCGCGGGGTAGCGTTCTTGTTTCATCACCGGGATGTCGATGAAGTGAACGCTGCTGGCAATTTGTCGCCCGTAGGCATTGCGGATGACCGATATGGGCAATGCGGCGAGGCTCCCCGCATTGCCATCGACCTGTTCCGCCAAAAGAATCGAGCCGGCACACACCCCCCATACCGGCATGCCCTCACGGATTCTTTGGTACAGCGGTGTCCGCATATCGAATTCTTCGAGAAACTTGGCCATCACCGTGCTTTCGCCACCCGGTATGATCAAGCGGTCAATGGCGTTCAACGCCATGCTGTCCCGCACGATCCGATAGGACACGGCACAACGCTTTAAGTGGGGAATATGGTCCAGAAAAGCGCCTTGCAGTCCCAATAAACCGACAATCGTCATACCACACCCCCTGCAAGCCCGCCAAACGATCGAGCCTGTCTATCACCCGCTTTGCCGGTTTGTGCGGCCGGACGGATCAAACACCGCGTTCCGCCATTTTAATGTCG
This Desulfatitalea tepidiphila DNA region includes the following protein-coding sequences:
- a CDS encoding alpha/beta fold hydrolase; amino-acid sequence: MNPFAYRTTSMVFKTLANLSKAKVALHGTENIPEGAKIFVINHFTRLETFLMPYYLHKLVQTPIWSLASSEFFIGAVGRFLESVGAVSTKDPHRDRLIVKTLLTNEAGWIIFPEGRMVKNKKIIEKGRYMVSYAGGKHPPHTGAAHLALRTEFYRQRFMWLAEHAPLEMQRLLPLFNLEAMSDVSPLGTCIVPVNITYYPLRARENLLKKIAERLVEDLPEKLTEELMTEGAMLTSGVDIDIRFGKAIEAAPYLQTRSIQADMHNPASFEFDDPLPSVGDLRKAALKIMQRYMEAIYSMTTVNHDHIFASVLQHSIRDRIRLSRFCRRAFLAIERGASPGATHLHHSIEESQNHLLVDDRYSKLEDFLTVAEQSKVLRRESSFIVRNRHKLGSPFDFHLARIDNPVAVMANEVEPLKRLQRKISRLCWTPDVILRSRIARQMHQRAERAFEADYQRFFIQGETRPRHIGRPVLLRGNRRRLGILLCHGYMAAPAEVRTLADYLSRRGYWVYLPRLKGHGTSPEDLARCSYQDWIRSLEEGYILIRNTCRRAVIGGFSTGAALALELASRVSDIAGVFAVSTPLRLQYAASRLAPVVDTWNRLMDRMRWEEAKKEFVENRPENPHINYSRNPIAGVVELERLMDYLEPRLANVQAPALVAQSQQDPVVDPKGSERIFQMLGSRDKQYMAFNFNRHGILLGEGSERVHRVIADFVDQVFAKAAVPERPAPATMPAEEMSQS
- a CDS encoding HAMP domain-containing protein; this encodes MAFILVYNEISSGLDHYHLTASDQTLGNAQAAQTPYSGIKLRVFLLLTAGYFSALILSVIWVRTATRRIHHPLQKIQRAVYNLAQGKLNETVDISGSDEFGQIGSGINELAANLQELLLYIWKQTGQCMHIIDEIAPNGGSRASETANRCTDGHILQLKESVENLREMAKAYVFYDVRLEGDKALAINSPGKEDLPGSKFPADE
- a CDS encoding VWA domain-containing protein — protein: MRPAGLLLLLIGWMMMTSCSQGVDRSRGVYMLLDTSGTYTTELKKAQTIINYLLGTLQPGDTLAVGRIDTGSFSEKDIVAKVRFDPRPSVANNQKRSFQQTIEQFVTTVRGSNYTDISGGLLQAVEYLNEAGAGQKYILIFSDLQEELAKGYVRDVPFQLSGFNVIALNVTKLRDDIRDPKKYLDRVEKWRGKTEKGGGNWRVINDLERLESIFAH
- a CDS encoding chemotaxis protein CheW, whose amino-acid sequence is MALSLDQENIVQLIGFHVGPKLLGADILTIREILREPEVGEAIAAPRFVEGITQLRGQVIPIVNLGHLMGVSPSTVGQEKSWVLVAQAGSRQVGYRVDSVTPILRVREDTILPAPDIILSGLRSKYIRGVTETQRGLLVVVDLERMLNDEEVAALDRL
- the mnmA gene encoding tRNA 2-thiouridine(34) synthase MnmA encodes the protein MQPFLAVALSGGIDSLVSAALLKEQGHRLIGLHFLTGYEAGFPVPESASVPGGSDAIAAFARKSMDLLAAQIDIPIYVIDLRSHFQRQVVRYFVDTYAGGRTPNPCLVCNPTIKYGLLLSEAIRLGASGIATGHYARIERSTDGRIHLLRGRDAKKEQSYFLSRLTQLQLAAATLPLGHLTKAQTRHIAQQMGLVPVSRQESQDICFIRSKGYADFLMQQPGFAFSPGPIENSEGETIGRHNGLHRFTIGQRRGINCPAARPYYVIRIDMARNCLIVGHKEQLLSRQCHVRDINWIGPPPTRPIAVETKVRYRHEAVKAIVAPIGESDARVVFETPEPAVTPGQGAVFYQGDEVLGGGWIE
- the mtaB gene encoding tRNA (N(6)-L-threonylcarbamoyladenosine(37)-C(2))-methylthiotransferase MtaB: MRSYLIVTLGCKVNQCESAALGHALETAGYARTDDKGAPDVIVVNTCTVTGKAAMQSRQTIRQARRRHPAARIVVTGCYAQTAPDEIKAIAGVDMIVGHDSKLRIADLLAREHRAADALPFVHHRSLYGCNFSSMPSVAFEDRTRAFLKIQDGCNTRCTYCIVPYARGQSRSMPVQDVLDHMHSLAGKAVREVVLTGIHLGVYGADLTPSTSLATVIETILASTAIERIRLSSIEPAEVEERIVALAAKSGGRLCRHFHIPLQSGDNDVLGRMGRPYTRQAFFDLVSRIHAHVPGAAIGVDVMAGFPGESEAAFDNTYRLLDALPITYLHVFPYSPRKGTPAATYPQKVPESTTKERCRRLRDLGDRKRTAFYHTMIGQRLQVLTETRTDPETGQALGLSDNYIPVAVVGGDVEANRMISVRITAIAPDGRAVGLI